In Desulfobacterales bacterium, the following are encoded in one genomic region:
- a CDS encoding LysE family transporter — MIPIETLITFFTASILLGLAPGPDNIFVLTQSALRGRSAGIVVMLGLCTGLIVHSSA, encoded by the coding sequence ATGATACCTATTGAAACACTAATAACATTTTTTACAGCATCCATTTTGCTTGGTCTTGCACCCGGACCCGACAATATATTCGTACTGACGCAGTCCGCCTTACGTGGTAGGTCTGCTGGAATAGTTGTAATGCTTGGTTTGTGCACTGGACTCATTGTGCACAGCAGTGCTG
- a CDS encoding YceI family protein produces MSNEIQFEYVTPEELSAWIKKQKSFFLIHTLTGIHFQKVHLPGAQNACVFEVTFLDQMHSITADKDAEIVLYGSSERSMDALTAAEKLKLDGYQRIMILKGGIESWRALGYPLDGESADIVPDPEVRLLLPEGQYQIDTDQSIIEWFGRNPNTKHFGTVRIAKGQIQIENGNMTGAVEIDMDSIENINLEGDELQPVLVSHLKSDDFFLVKAFPTAKFTINNGQLAEEPHLSSPNYEVNGTLNLRGIKADLSFSTTIAGTDDGGLIAEAHFDIDRTRWNVVYGSTRFFENLGMHLVYDLISFQVKIVTSN; encoded by the coding sequence ATGAGCAATGAAATTCAGTTTGAATACGTGACGCCTGAAGAACTGTCGGCATGGATAAAAAAGCAAAAGTCATTCTTTCTGATTCACACGCTAACCGGAATCCATTTCCAAAAGGTTCATCTGCCGGGCGCTCAAAACGCATGTGTTTTTGAGGTCACTTTTCTGGATCAAATGCATTCGATCACAGCCGATAAAGATGCGGAAATCGTTCTTTACGGGTCGAGCGAGCGCTCCATGGATGCCCTGACGGCCGCCGAAAAGCTTAAACTGGACGGCTATCAGCGAATCATGATTTTAAAAGGGGGTATCGAGTCCTGGCGTGCTCTGGGCTATCCTTTGGATGGCGAATCTGCAGATATTGTCCCTGACCCCGAGGTCCGGCTCTTACTTCCCGAAGGTCAATATCAGATCGATACGGATCAAAGTATTATTGAGTGGTTCGGCCGCAATCCCAATACTAAGCATTTCGGGACCGTCCGTATTGCCAAGGGACAGATTCAAATCGAAAACGGCAACATGACAGGTGCGGTAGAAATTGATATGGATTCGATCGAAAACATCAACCTGGAAGGTGACGAGCTCCAACCGGTGCTGGTATCTCACTTAAAGTCAGATGATTTCTTTCTGGTAAAGGCATTTCCCACGGCAAAATTTACGATCAACAACGGCCAGCTGGCCGAGGAGCCGCATCTGAGTTCACCGAATTATGAGGTCAACGGAACATTGAATCTTAGAGGCATAAAAGCAGATCTTTCTTTTTCAACCACAATTGCCGGCACCGACGACGGTGGGCTAATTGCTGAAGCGCATTTCGACATTGATCGAACCCGTTGGAATGTGGTCTACGGATCAACCCGGTTTTTTGAAAACCTTGGAATGCATCTTGTCTATGACCTTATTAGTTTTCAAGTGAAGATTGTTACAAGTAATTAA
- a CDS encoding hydrolase: MTNILSNTDSGLITADNSAVVFIDHQPQMTFGVANIERQQLVNNVVMLAKGAKLFDVPAILTAVETESFSGYIWPQLMDVFPGQQPIERTSMNSWDDPAFREAVKATGKKNILIAGLWTEVCVTWPALNMLTEGYNIYVVEDACGATSQLAHDAAIRRCVQAGVIPMTTIPTVLEFQRDWANREHYDDLLDIFREHGGAYGDGIDYAYTMVHKAPQAAQNPHVVEK; this comes from the coding sequence ATGACCAACATCCTATCAAATACCGACAGCGGTCTGATTACCGCCGACAACTCGGCTGTCGTTTTCATCGACCATCAACCCCAAATGACGTTCGGCGTCGCCAACATCGAGCGTCAGCAACTGGTTAACAATGTGGTTATGCTGGCCAAAGGGGCCAAGTTATTTGATGTGCCGGCGATTCTGACGGCCGTTGAGACAGAATCATTCAGCGGTTACATCTGGCCACAGCTAATGGACGTCTTTCCGGGGCAGCAACCCATTGAACGAACCAGCATGAATTCGTGGGACGATCCGGCCTTCCGCGAAGCGGTTAAAGCAACCGGCAAGAAAAACATCCTCATCGCCGGGCTGTGGACCGAGGTGTGTGTGACTTGGCCGGCACTTAACATGCTCACTGAGGGATACAATATCTACGTTGTCGAAGATGCCTGCGGGGCGACATCGCAACTGGCCCACGATGCGGCCATTCGTCGTTGCGTGCAGGCCGGAGTGATTCCTATGACAACGATTCCCACGGTGCTGGAGTTTCAGCGCGATTGGGCCAACCGGGAGCATTACGACGATCTGCTCGATATTTTCCGCGAACATGGTGGCGCCTATGGTGACGGCATTGACTATGCTTACACAATGGTTCATAAGGCACCGCAGGCTGCTCAAAATCCGCATGTCGTTGAAAAATAG